Below is a window of Halanaerobiaceae bacterium ANBcell28 DNA.
CCACTACAACAGCTAATCTGGGAACAGCCTTAGCCATGATGGGTAAAAAAGTTTGTTTAATTGATGCTGACATAGGTTTGAGAAATTTAGATGTTGTTATGGGTTTGGAAAATAGAATTGTTTATGATATAGTTGATGTTGTGGAGGGGAATTGTAGAATAGAGCAAGCCTTAATAAGAGATAAGAGGAATAATAATTTGTTTTTATTACCTGCAGCTCAGACAAGAGATAAAACTGCAGTTACTCCCTTTCAGATGAATGAGTTGACAGAGACCTTAAAAAAAGATATGGATTATATACTAGTTGATTCACCTGCAGGTATAGAACAGGGATTTAAAAATTCAATAGCAGGTGCTGAAAGAGCTGTGATAGTTACTACTCCAGAAGTTTCAGCGGTTAGAGATGCAGATAGGATTATTGGCCTTTTGGAAACAGAGGGTTTAAAGGACCCTGAAGTGATTATTAATAGACTTAGGCCTGATATGGTTCAAAAAGGCGATATGATGGATATTGATGACATGATAGAAATATTAGCTATTAATCTATTAGGGGTAGTTCCTGAAGATGAGAACATTGTTATATCAACTAATAGAGGTGAACCAATAGTTTTAAAAGGTGATAAATCAAAAGCAGGAAATGCTTTTAGTAATATAGCTAGAAGGATAGAGGGTGAAGAACTTCCACTAATGTCTTTAGGTAAAGATACTATATTATCAAAATTTAAGAGAATGGTTGGTTTGTCCTAAAGGAGGGGGTTAAGATAGAATTTTTAAAAAGGTTTGGTATAAAAAATGAGACAGATTCAAGTAGTAAAAGTGTTGCAAAAGAACGTTTACAGTTTATATTAATCCATGATCGTATTAAATTATCACCTGAAGAAATGAAATCAATGAAAAAGGAATTATTAGAAGTATTAACACGTTATATTGAGGTGGATGACAATCATATTAAAGTAGAAGTAGACCGTGATAAGGATGGAATGACTGCTTTAGTTGCTAATTTTCCAATAAAAAGTTCAGGGTAAGGGTTTTGCATATGCAATGGAATAAAAAATTAAGAAAAAATTTAAACTGGTATATTCCGGTAGCTACGTTTCTACTAATTATTATTGGTTTACTTGCTATCAGTAGTGCTGTGGAAGTAAATCAAGTTAATTCAGTAGGTGGGTATTATCTTAGAACACAAGTAGTCTCGATAATTATGGGGATTATTTTAATTATTTTCTTGCAATTTTTTGATTATAATTCTTTTAACCATTATTCATCTATAATATATCTTGCTACTATTTCAGTATTATTTATTATTTTACTAATTGGTTATACTGTAGCTGGAGGACAAAGATGGATTAATTTTGGACCTATTAATTTTCAGCCTTCTGAGATGGCGAAAATAGCAATGATACTTGTACTTGCTTCAGTGATTGATAAGAATCAAGAGCAATTACAAAGTTTGAGGGGATTTGTTAAACCTTTTATAGTTATTTTGATACCTTTTTTGTTAATTTTGAGGCAAAATGATTTAGGTACAGCTCTTGTTTTACTAGCAATTTTTATCGGTATGCTATATGTTGGTGGTGCAAATGGGCGAATTATGGCTGTTATTTTTGGTGGTGGTTTTACAGTAGTTGTGATGTTTATATTGTCTCACTTTATATTTGGTACACCATTAGTATTTATCAAGCCATATCAATTAAATCGTCTAATAGTTTTTGTTAATCCTGGAATTGATCCAGGAGGAATAGGATATAACTTAATACAATCTATGATTGCTTTGGGATCAGGTCAAGTTCTTGGAAAAGGGTGGTTCTCAGGAACGCAAAATCAATTAAGATTTTTGCCAGAAAAACACACGGATTTTATTTTTTCAGTTGTCGGAGAAGAATTTGGATTTATAGGTATTATGATAATAGTGCTTCTATATATGTTTTTATTATGGCAAATATTCAATATTGCTGCTAACGCTAGAGAGAATTATGGCAAATTAATTGCTGCTGGGGTTGGCTCTATGTTTTTCTTCCAGGTTTTCCAAAATATCGCTATGACAATGGGTATGATGCCGATTACTGGTCTTCCTTTACCTTTTATTAGTTATGGAGGTAGTTCCATGTTGAGTTCTTTAATCGCTATAGGTTTAGTTTTAAATGTTAATATGCGAAGAAAAAAAATATTATTTTAAGATATATATTTATTTTCTATCATGTATAAAAAAGATACCCTTTCTAATATATATTATATAGAAAGGGGTGAATTTCTGTGAAACAGTGGGGATTGACGTTAAGGGTTAACCCCCTTTTTTTATTGGTATCATTACTTTTTTTTCTTGTTGGGATGTTTTGGGATTTACTTATTGCATATACTCTAGTATTAATACATGAAATGGCTCATAGTATTACAGCTTATTTGCTAGGATATAGAATGAATAATATTGAATTATTTCCTTTTGGAGGTATGGCAGAATATAGTGGCCTTTTAGAAATGGAACCTAAAGATGAAATTAAAGTAGCTTTGGCAGGCCCTTTAGTAAATATGGGTCTGTTTTTAATCTTTTTTATTTTATTAAATTTTGATATAATTTATATGAGTTCACAGGTAGAATTAATCTTGATATATAATTTGATTATTGCTACGGTTAATCTGATTCCTGCTTTACCACTGGATGGTGGCAGAATTTTAAGGTCCCTTTTAGTTCAAATTTATGGTATAAAGTTGGGAAATCAAATAGCCATTAAGATAGCAAAAATTCTTGCCATCTTAGGAATAATTACAGCGGTTTTTATTTTAATATTTCAAAAAGCTAATATTTGGTTTTTGTTTTTTTTCTTTTTTATTTATGCACTAATAACTAAAGAAGAGAAGCAGTTGTTTTATTATTTTTTACGATATTTATCACAAAGAAATTCTAGTATTGATAATTTAAGTATTAAAAAGATGTCTGCTCAAGTTGTTAGTGATTCCTTAACAATTAAAGAAGCTATATATCATATAAATCCTGTTAAATATACAATGTTTTTCGTATTGGATGTTGAAAAAAGGATGATTGGAACTATAAGTGAATCAACTTTGATTAATCAATATTTTCAACAAAAGCATAAGGAAATGATAATGAGGGATATAATATAAAGGTAGAGTAAGATTGAACCTTTTGCAATTATCTTCATTCAAGAAAAGTCTAAAACGCCAGTTACTTTTTCATTCAAGAAATTAAGAAAAATGAACTCACTTCGTTCCGACGCAAGTTGACTCGCTAGCATTGGGATCAAAATTAGGTTTATAAAAGATGATGATGTTTACATAAAATAATGTTTAAGATATAGAAGAGATTTAAGGAGGTTTGAGTTTGAATTTAGAGAAGGTATTAGATGAAAAATTATATAAGGTAGAAAAACCTGCAAGGTATGCTGGAAATGAATATAATATAATTAAAAAGAACTGGGATAAGGAGATGACCAAGGTAGTTGTTGCTTTTCCTGATCTTTATGAGGTAGGGATGTCTCACCTAGGTTTGAAGATAATCTATCATTTGTTGAACAATGAAGAAGATATTTTATGCGAGAGGGCCTATGCTCCATGGGTTGATATGGAGGAAATGATGCGTAATGAAGGTATTCCTTTGTTTTCTTTAGAGAAGAAAAAGCCAATTAGTGATTTTGATATTTTTGCTTTTACCTTACAATATGAAATGAGTTATACCAATATATTAAATATGATTGATTTAGCAGGGTTTCCTCTGGAAAGTAAAGAAAGGGATGAAGATTTTCCTTTAATTATTGCTGGAGGATCGACGGCATTTAATCCAGAGCCACTAGCTCCGTATATTGACCTCTTTTTTATTGGAGAGGCTGAAGATGGGATGTTGAATTTAACTAGAAAATATAAAGACTTGAAGAAAAAAGGACTTTCAAGAAAAGAGACCTTGTTTGAATTACATAAGATCCCTGGTGTGTATGTACCATCTTTATATACGGTGGAATATGATTCTGCAGGAATTATTAAATCAATTTCTACTGTGGAAGAAGGTGTTAAGGAAAAAATTAAACGCCAGGTTGTGGTTGATTTTGATAATGCTTTTTACCCTACTAAGTTTATTGTTCCGTATCTTCCTATTGTACATGATCGAGCAGTTATTGAAATTGCTAGAGGTTGTACCAGGGGATGTCGTTTTTGTGCTGCCGGTATTAGTTATCGTCCCTCAAGAGAAAGAAGTAAGGAGACTATTATTAAACTAGCAGACGAAATATTGGAGAATACAGGCTATGATGAGCTATCTATAAGTTCTTTAAGTACTATGGATTATCGTGGTATTGCTGATCTTATTAAAACACTATCCAGTCGTTATGAGGATAAAAAAATAAGTATATCACTACCATCTTTACGAGTTGATAGGTTTTCTGTAAATTTAGCTAAAGAGGTTCAGAGAGTTAGAAAATCAGGTCTTACTTTTGCACCAGAGGCAGGTAGCCAACGATTAAGAGATGTAATTAATAAAGGTGTTAGTGAAGAGGATTTATATGAAGCTGTTAAAGGTGCTTTTGAGGAGGGTTGGTCAAGTATAAAATTGTACTTTATGCTTGGACTTCCAACGGAAACAATGGAAGATCTTGCTGGTATAGATAAGCTTGCAAAAGAGGTTTTAAACTTAGGCCGTAAAATAAGAAAAGATAGTAATAAAAGGATGAAACGAATTATGATTCATATAAGTGTTTCTACATTTGTTCCAAAACCGTGTACTCCTTTTCAATGGATGAGGATGGTCAATAAAGAAGAAATCATTGAAAAACAAAAATATCTAATGGATAATTTAAAAGGCCGAGGCTTAAACTTTAGCTGGAATGATCCTGATTTGAGTATAATGGAAGGTGTATTTTCAAGAGGAGATAGAAGATTAGCTCCTGTTATAAAAAGCGCCTGGGAAAAGGGATGTAAATTTGATGGCTGGAATGAGCATTTTACAGTAGAGAATTGGCAAGAAGCATTTGCTGAGAACAACCTAGTAATGGAGGATTATCTCAGGGAAAGGGACATGGATGAGATTTTACCCTGGGATCATATAAATATGGGAGTAAGTAAAAAGTTTTTGAAAAAGGAATATCAAATTGCTAATGATGAGTCTTTGACTGCAGATTGCAGAACTGCTGGTTGTACAGCCTGTGATGTGTGTTTCGAATTAGAAGGAGATTTTGAAATACCAGGTGGTGAGAGACATGTTGATTAGAGCTAAGTTTGAAAAATTAGAAGGAGTACGTTATATTTCTCACCTGGAGTTGATGGATAGTTTTCGTCGTGCTTTTAGAAGGGCCGAATTACCACTGGCTTATTCAAAAGGCTTTAATCCACATATTATTTTGTCTTTAGGTAACCCTCTAAAGGTGGGGATGCTTGGTAGGGGGGAATATTTTGATCTTGAACTTGCTGAAAATATAACTCCTGATAATTTTATAAATAAAGTTAATGAAAAATTACCTAGTGATATTAAAATATTAGAAGCAAAGCAAATTAATAATACTAGTAAATCATTAATGGCACTTATTGATACTGCTGTTTATGATTATAATATGAAATATAAAGTTGAAAATTTTGAAGAAGAGCAAGTTTTACAATCTTTTCTAGCAGAAGAAAAGATTGAAGTCCTTCGAAAACGGAAAAGGAAAAAGGATCGATTAATAGATATTAGGCCTTTAATACTAGATGCTGACATCCTTGCACCTGGAAAGTGGCGTTTTAAAGTACAATCAGGTAGTTCGGGGAATCTTAGAGCAGAAGAACTTATTAGGTCTTTAAACGATTTTTGTGATGATATTTATAAAGTTCCGATAATAAATATAGAAAGAGAAGGCTTATATATTCAAGAGGGAGGGAATTTTTATACTCCTCTAGACGATAAGTATATAGGGAGTTGAGAGTATGAGTAGGGAGATAATAATCAATTCTGGAATAAGAGAAAAGCGTGGCGCTGTACTTGTTGATAATCGACTAGAAGATGTTTTTTTGGAGCAGGACATTTATGATCAGATTGCTGGCAATATATATCGAGGAATAGTAAAAGATGTGTTGCCAGGAATGCAGGCTGCTTTTGTAGATATTGGGATAGACCGAAATGCTTTCTTACATATTAATGATCTTTATCCTCTTCTTAATAAAGAGCAATTAGATTTATGGCAGGAAAATAAATTAGCTATTCAGCAAATTTTGAAGCCTGGTCAGGAAATCATGGTTCAAATTATTAAGGAGTCTATTGGGTCGAAAGGACCTAAGGCAAGTTGTAAGGTGTCTATTCCTGGGAGATATTTTGTGCTTATGCCTTTTGAATCAAGGATAAATATTTCTAGAAAAATAGTTAATAAAGAGGAGAGGGATAGATTAAAATCTTTGGCTGCTAAATTAACAGACTATGATTTTGGAGTTATCATTCGAACAAATGCTAAAGAAAGGACTAAGGAAGAATTAGAACTTGACCTTGATTATTTAGTTCATGTATGGAAGAGTGTTCAAGAAGATTATCGTAAGGCTTCTGCACCTGATTTAGTGTATAGACATGTTGGTTTGATTCGTCAAGTGGTTCGGGATTATATGTCTGCTGAAGTAGATAAAGTTGTAATAGATAATGAGGAAGAATATGAGAATATAGCTAGTTTATTAGAAAAAATAGCACCTCATTTAAAGAAGAGAATCTATCTATATGAACGCCAAACCCCTATATTTATTAATTATGGTATTGAGAAAGAATTGAAAAAACTACTCAATCGTAAAATTTGGCTTAATTCAGGTGGATATATAATCATAGATAAGACTGAGGCTTTATACAGTATAGATGTAAACACTGGTAAATATACAGGCAAAAAGAATTTGCAAGAAACAGTCTTTAGAACTAATCTAGAAGCTGCAAAAGAGATTGCTAGACAGTTGAGAATCAGGGATATTGGTGGCATTATTATAATTGACTTTATAGACATGGCTTTAACCGAACATCAAGATAAAGTTTTAGAAGTTTTTAGTCAGGAACTTAATAAAGATAAAACAAAAACCGCCTTACTTGGTCTTACTAAATTGGGACTGGTAGAAATGACCAGGAAGAAAGTTCGTGAAGGTTTTGGTGAATTAATGCAAAAAGAATGCCCATATTGTCAGGGTAGTGGTATGATTATGTCTGAAAGTAGTATGGCTTTACGCATTATTAGGGAGATAACAGAATTAAAGGTAGATGAGGATTTCTCAGCTATATTACTGGAAGTCCACCCAAAAGTTGCTGCTGTTTTAATCGGAGTTGGAGGAGAAAAGTTAAAAGAATTAGAAGATGAATTAGATTTAGATATATATATTAGTGGTAATGATGAATTACATATTGAAAATTATAAAATTGTAAATAAGGGAAGTAAAAGAAAAATGGCCAGTCTGGCTCTACCAGTTAATGAAGGGGAAGAGTACACTGTTTTGATTGAAGATCAGCAGTTTAATAATCCTAAAGATGGAGTTGCCAGAATAAACGGCTATATAATTATAGTGAAAGGTGCTGGTCATATGCTTGATAAGGAGCTTCAAGTAAAAATCACTGATTTGTCTCGTACCTTTGCCAGGGCAGAGATGGCTTGATTTGAAAAGTAAGTGAGAGGGTGTTTAATGATATGCTGAAACTAATTCATAATACTAAGGTTATCTTTAGAGATGAAATTGTAGATGCTGCTGTTCTTTTTTCAGAAAAAATAGAACAAGTATTTATTGATTGTACTCCGAATAAAATCTCTAAGTTAAAAAAAGAAAATAAGAAACTTGAAATAATTGATGGTGAAAACAACTTTCTTAGTCCAGGTTTTATTGATATTCATATTCATGGTTCTGCAGGATATGACACAATGGATGCTTCACTTGAGTCTTTAAAAAATATTAAAAATAGTTTGATTAGATCAGGTGTTACTTCTTTTTTAGCTACAACTATGACCATGTCTCGGGATAATATAAGGAATGCTCTTTCGAATGTCAGAGATCTTATTAATAAAAAGGAGAGCCCAGGTGCAAGTATAATTGGAGTTCATCTTGAAGGTCCATTTATAAGTAAAGAATTTAAAGGATGTCATATAGCTAAGGATATTATATCACCAGACTTAAAATTGATTGAGGAATATAAAGACATTATTAAATTAATTACAATTGCACCTGAATTAGAGGGAATAAAAGAACTTATTAATTACTTAAAGGAAAATAATATAATAGCCTCTGCCGGGCATACAGGTGCTTCATATGAAGAAGTTATAGCTGCATTTTCTCAAGGACTTTCTCATGTAACTCATTTGTTTAATGCCATGGAAAAATTACATCATCGCGAGCCAGGCTTGATAGGTGCAGCTTTATCAACAGATACGACAGTAGAGTTAATAGCTGATTTTATTCATGTTCATCCAGCTGTTATTAAAATAGTTTTACAAGCAAAAAATTCGAATGATATTATATTAGTTACAGATGCTATGAGAGCTGCTTCAATGGAAGATGGTGAGTATGACTTAGGCGGACAAAAAGTGATAGTTAAAGAAGGTACAGCACGATTGGAAAATGGGAGGTTGGCAGGGAGTGTTTTAACTTTAGACCAGGCTATTAGAAATATTAATAAAATAAGCAATTTACCTCTGGATAAAATAATTAAAATGGTAACATATAACCCTGCCCGGATTTTAGGGATGGAAGATAAAATTGGCTGTATAAAAGAAGGTAATATAGCTGATTTTGTATTTTTAAATCAGGATTTAGAAGTAGTTAAAGTATTTAAGGGTGGGGAATTAGAATATATAAAATAGACTGGTACTTTACCTTATATTTGATAAATAGCTTTCAAGAAAAGAATCTTTATGATCTCTCTTTTAGAGAGATCATAAAGATTCAAATACCTGTAATCCCCCACCAATCATACCTGCAGAATTACCCTGTCTGCTAAAAATAAATTCAGGATCTTTCGAGTATTTATGATTATAATCACTGAATCTTTCCTCAATAAATTTTAGTATTAGTTCTTGATAGACTGTAAAACTACCACCAATGATACAGGTATCATAATCTATACAATTCTTTATGCTTTCGAGAAGTATTGCCAGATTTGAAGAGATTTCCTTTAGAGCTTCCATGTAGATAGGATTACTTTTAAATATTTTTTCTTGGATAGTAGTAGGGCTTGTTTCTGTAACTACTTCTAATCCGTTTTTGATTAATTTCTTTTTTAAAATTTTCTTGTATGCTGTGCCAGAAATATACTGCTCTGCACAACCTTCTTTACCACAATTACATTTATGCCCACCAGGATAGAGAACCATATGTCCGAATTCACCACTTGAACCTGTCTTTCCTCGAATGATATTTCCATTAATGGCGATTGCTCCTCCCAATCCTGTTCCAATTGTTAAAAAGATTACTGTTTGTTCAGCTAAATTTGGATTTAATACTATGTCACAAAGCAAAGCAGCATTAACATCATTATCTATATAAACTGGGAGCTTAAATTCTTTTTTTAGAATCTCTGTAATGGGAATATTTGTCCATCCTTTCAGGTTATCAGTAGCATAAACAACTTTATTACTACTAAAGTCAACTCTACCAGCAGAAGCTATTCCAATCCCCTGCATATCATTATCCTTTTTTATAATATTATAAATTTCATTAATCAGATCATCTTTTAATTTAGAAGGGTTTTGGGCATTTGTAGCAAAGGTTTTCTTTTCCAATACTTTCCCCTTTTCATCCACTATTCCAATGTTTGTTTTGGTTCCACCTATATCTATTCCAATAGCTTTCATCATTATATCCATTCCTTTCGCAAATTCACTCTATTCCTTCAACTCCAAACCTATTTCAAAGGTTCTCTTCCAGGGAAAATATACTTTTTTTAATTTATAAGGAAGTTTATAAGATTTTTTTAACTTTTTATACTCATGTTCCATTTGTTTGCTCACAAATTTAGTATAAAAATTGAGATCATTACTTAGGTCAAATATAGAATCCGAGGTTTTATATATATAGTTCATTAAATCGGTCCTGATAGAAGACTGATATGAAACATCTTCCAGGAATCTAATAGTATTAAAATGCTGATTTTCTTGCTTCTTGTTAAAAAGAAATAAGATAATTGAATTAGCAATCACTGTCCCCAGTGTATTACCTGATGTATTCCAAGCTGCATAAGAAAATGCTCCTAATTCTATTTGCTGTTTATGAATCCACTCAGCAAAATCTAAATCCCCACCATTTGAATATCTAAGATCTGCAAAGGCTAATTGTTTTGATTGAGATAAGGAATCTTCAAAAACTTGATATTGGTCATCGTCATTTCTACTTTGTTCTCTAGCTTCTTGCTGTTTTTCCTGCTCAAAGTTATTAATTATCAAGATGATATCTTTATCCTGACTTATAAAACCTCCAGCACCTGTAATCTGCTCCTTTATTGTTTGATCAAGGCTCTGTCCTTCATAATTAGGGATATAGTTTCTGCTTTCTGGATTGCGATAGACAAGTTGAAATTTAGGCATAATACCTTTTGTTGTTGTAGCAAGTTTAGCAAGAATTGTTAAGCCTACCTCATCAGCACCAGGGTAGATATTTACCTTATCCTGGAGCTTGTTATTCTTAACAATATCCCTTAATATATATTCTTCTTCCTTATTAAAACCATAATCTGCATTATCGTCAAGGGTAATATAAATATTTTCAAATAGATTAAGAGTCTTTTGATAATCTAATATTTTTTTTGTCAGTTGATGGTTTCGCTTTCTTCTCCAGAGGAATTCATCAAGATATTTGTCAGGGATATCTTTTTTTATCTTACAGGCTTTCACAATATCTTTTTCATTTTGTAATACCTTATACCGATGATTATAATAGGAATAATCAAAAATATCTTTGCCATGCCATTGCCAGAAATCTGGTTCTTCTGCGTCAAGATTATAGGCTGGAATCCTCATTATTACTGTAGATAAGTATATTTTAAGTGAAGGATTCTTTTTTTTGTATTCTCTGATTTTATCCAATCTCTTTAATAAAAGTTCAGTTTTATCAAAACTGAGACGGGAATTTATTAAACCACCGTAAAGAAACATTTCTGCAGATAGTACCAGGAAGTCACTTTTCTTGATGTGTTTAGATATCCAGCTATGTAGTTTATCAATATCAGCTGGATTCTTCATGCTGGGTAATAATTCCCTAGAA
It encodes the following:
- the minD gene encoding septum site-determining protein MinD, producing the protein MSGKVIVVTSGKGGVGKTTTTANLGTALAMMGKKVCLIDADIGLRNLDVVMGLENRIVYDIVDVVEGNCRIEQALIRDKRNNNLFLLPAAQTRDKTAVTPFQMNELTETLKKDMDYILVDSPAGIEQGFKNSIAGAERAVIVTTPEVSAVRDADRIIGLLETEGLKDPEVIINRLRPDMVQKGDMMDIDDMIEILAINLLGVVPEDENIVISTNRGEPIVLKGDKSKAGNAFSNIARRIEGEELPLMSLGKDTILSKFKRMVGLS
- the minE gene encoding cell division topological specificity factor MinE yields the protein MKNETDSSSKSVAKERLQFILIHDRIKLSPEEMKSMKKELLEVLTRYIEVDDNHIKVEVDRDKDGMTALVANFPIKSSG
- the rodA gene encoding rod shape-determining protein RodA encodes the protein MQWNKKLRKNLNWYIPVATFLLIIIGLLAISSAVEVNQVNSVGGYYLRTQVVSIIMGIILIIFLQFFDYNSFNHYSSIIYLATISVLFIILLIGYTVAGGQRWINFGPINFQPSEMAKIAMILVLASVIDKNQEQLQSLRGFVKPFIVILIPFLLILRQNDLGTALVLLAIFIGMLYVGGANGRIMAVIFGGGFTVVVMFILSHFIFGTPLVFIKPYQLNRLIVFVNPGIDPGGIGYNLIQSMIALGSGQVLGKGWFSGTQNQLRFLPEKHTDFIFSVVGEEFGFIGIMIIVLLYMFLLWQIFNIAANARENYGKLIAAGVGSMFFFQVFQNIAMTMGMMPITGLPLPFISYGGSSMLSSLIAIGLVLNVNMRRKKILF
- a CDS encoding M50 family metallopeptidase, which translates into the protein MKQWGLTLRVNPLFLLVSLLFFLVGMFWDLLIAYTLVLIHEMAHSITAYLLGYRMNNIELFPFGGMAEYSGLLEMEPKDEIKVALAGPLVNMGLFLIFFILLNFDIIYMSSQVELILIYNLIIATVNLIPALPLDGGRILRSLLVQIYGIKLGNQIAIKIAKILAILGIITAVFILIFQKANIWFLFFFFFIYALITKEEKQLFYYFLRYLSQRNSSIDNLSIKKMSAQVVSDSLTIKEAIYHINPVKYTMFFVLDVEKRMIGTISESTLINQYFQQKHKEMIMRDII
- a CDS encoding TIGR03960 family B12-binding radical SAM protein, with translation MNLEKVLDEKLYKVEKPARYAGNEYNIIKKNWDKEMTKVVVAFPDLYEVGMSHLGLKIIYHLLNNEEDILCERAYAPWVDMEEMMRNEGIPLFSLEKKKPISDFDIFAFTLQYEMSYTNILNMIDLAGFPLESKERDEDFPLIIAGGSTAFNPEPLAPYIDLFFIGEAEDGMLNLTRKYKDLKKKGLSRKETLFELHKIPGVYVPSLYTVEYDSAGIIKSISTVEEGVKEKIKRQVVVDFDNAFYPTKFIVPYLPIVHDRAVIEIARGCTRGCRFCAAGISYRPSRERSKETIIKLADEILENTGYDELSISSLSTMDYRGIADLIKTLSSRYEDKKISISLPSLRVDRFSVNLAKEVQRVRKSGLTFAPEAGSQRLRDVINKGVSEEDLYEAVKGAFEEGWSSIKLYFMLGLPTETMEDLAGIDKLAKEVLNLGRKIRKDSNKRMKRIMIHISVSTFVPKPCTPFQWMRMVNKEEIIEKQKYLMDNLKGRGLNFSWNDPDLSIMEGVFSRGDRRLAPVIKSAWEKGCKFDGWNEHFTVENWQEAFAENNLVMEDYLRERDMDEILPWDHINMGVSKKFLKKEYQIANDESLTADCRTAGCTACDVCFELEGDFEIPGGERHVD
- a CDS encoding TIGR03936 family radical SAM-associated protein, whose product is MLIRAKFEKLEGVRYISHLELMDSFRRAFRRAELPLAYSKGFNPHIILSLGNPLKVGMLGRGEYFDLELAENITPDNFINKVNEKLPSDIKILEAKQINNTSKSLMALIDTAVYDYNMKYKVENFEEEQVLQSFLAEEKIEVLRKRKRKKDRLIDIRPLILDADILAPGKWRFKVQSGSSGNLRAEELIRSLNDFCDDIYKVPIINIEREGLYIQEGGNFYTPLDDKYIGS
- a CDS encoding Rne/Rng family ribonuclease; protein product: MSREIIINSGIREKRGAVLVDNRLEDVFLEQDIYDQIAGNIYRGIVKDVLPGMQAAFVDIGIDRNAFLHINDLYPLLNKEQLDLWQENKLAIQQILKPGQEIMVQIIKESIGSKGPKASCKVSIPGRYFVLMPFESRINISRKIVNKEERDRLKSLAAKLTDYDFGVIIRTNAKERTKEELELDLDYLVHVWKSVQEDYRKASAPDLVYRHVGLIRQVVRDYMSAEVDKVVIDNEEEYENIASLLEKIAPHLKKRIYLYERQTPIFINYGIEKELKKLLNRKIWLNSGGYIIIDKTEALYSIDVNTGKYTGKKNLQETVFRTNLEAAKEIARQLRIRDIGGIIIIDFIDMALTEHQDKVLEVFSQELNKDKTKTALLGLTKLGLVEMTRKKVREGFGELMQKECPYCQGSGMIMSESSMALRIIREITELKVDEDFSAILLEVHPKVAAVLIGVGGEKLKELEDELDLDIYISGNDELHIENYKIVNKGSKRKMASLALPVNEGEEYTVLIEDQQFNNPKDGVARINGYIIIVKGAGHMLDKELQVKITDLSRTFARAEMA
- the nagA gene encoding N-acetylglucosamine-6-phosphate deacetylase; the encoded protein is MLKLIHNTKVIFRDEIVDAAVLFSEKIEQVFIDCTPNKISKLKKENKKLEIIDGENNFLSPGFIDIHIHGSAGYDTMDASLESLKNIKNSLIRSGVTSFLATTMTMSRDNIRNALSNVRDLINKKESPGASIIGVHLEGPFISKEFKGCHIAKDIISPDLKLIEEYKDIIKLITIAPELEGIKELINYLKENNIIASAGHTGASYEEVIAAFSQGLSHVTHLFNAMEKLHHREPGLIGAALSTDTTVELIADFIHVHPAVIKIVLQAKNSNDIILVTDAMRAASMEDGEYDLGGQKVIVKEGTARLENGRLAGSVLTLDQAIRNINKISNLPLDKIIKMVTYNPARILGMEDKIGCIKEGNIADFVFLNQDLEVVKVFKGGELEYIK
- a CDS encoding ROK family protein produces the protein MMKAIGIDIGGTKTNIGIVDEKGKVLEKKTFATNAQNPSKLKDDLINEIYNIIKKDNDMQGIGIASAGRVDFSSNKVVYATDNLKGWTNIPITEILKKEFKLPVYIDNDVNAALLCDIVLNPNLAEQTVIFLTIGTGLGGAIAINGNIIRGKTGSSGEFGHMVLYPGGHKCNCGKEGCAEQYISGTAYKKILKKKLIKNGLEVVTETSPTTIQEKIFKSNPIYMEALKEISSNLAILLESIKNCIDYDTCIIGGSFTVYQELILKFIEERFSDYNHKYSKDPEFIFSRQGNSAGMIGGGLQVFESL
- a CDS encoding DUF4127 family protein — its product is MKTILYIPLDERFTTRDAFIHLAKLTPYKVITPSRELLPSMKNPADIDKLHSWISKHIKKSDFLVLSAEMFLYGGLINSRLSFDKTELLLKRLDKIREYKKKNPSLKIYLSTVIMRIPAYNLDAEEPDFWQWHGKDIFDYSYYNHRYKVLQNEKDIVKACKIKKDIPDKYLDEFLWRRKRNHQLTKKILDYQKTLNLFENIYITLDDNADYGFNKEEEYILRDIVKNNKLQDKVNIYPGADEVGLTILAKLATTTKGIMPKFQLVYRNPESRNYIPNYEGQSLDQTIKEQITGAGGFISQDKDIILIINNFEQEKQQEAREQSRNDDDQYQVFEDSLSQSKQLAFADLRYSNGGDLDFAEWIHKQQIELGAFSYAAWNTSGNTLGTVIANSIILFLFNKKQENQHFNTIRFLEDVSYQSSIRTDLMNYIYKTSDSIFDLSNDLNFYTKFVSKQMEHEYKKLKKSYKLPYKLKKVYFPWKRTFEIGLELKE